The following proteins are encoded in a genomic region of Dasypus novemcinctus isolate mDasNov1 chromosome 21, mDasNov1.1.hap2, whole genome shotgun sequence:
- the ERBB2 gene encoding receptor tyrosine-protein kinase erbB-2 — translation MELAAWCHWGILLALLPPRAAGTQVCTGTDMKLRLPASPETHLDMLRHLYQGCQVVQGNLELTYLPANASLSFLQDIQEVQGYVLIAHNQVRQVPLQRLRIVRGTQLFEDRYALAVLDNGDLPDHATPATRATPEGLGELQLRSLTEILKGGVLIQRNPQLCHQDTVLWEDIFHKNNQLSFTRVDTNRSRTCRPCSSACNAPHCWGEGSKDCQSLTRTICASGCARCKGLLPTDCCHEQCAAGCTGPKHSDCLACLHFNHSGICELHCPALVTYNTDTFESMPNPEGRYTFGASCVTACPNNYLSTDVGSCTLVCPLNNQEVTAEDGKQRCEKCSKPCARVCYGLGMEHLREARAVTSANIQEFAGCRKIFGSLVFLQESFQGDPASNPAPLQPEQLRVFETLEEITGYLYISAWPDSLPDLSVFQNLRVIRGRVLHDGAYSLTLQGLGIGWLGLRSLREVSSGLVLVHHNARLCFVHTVPWHQLFRNPHQALLHSANRPEDECVGKGLACHSLCAQGHCWGPGPTQCVNCSQFLRGQECVEECRLLQGHSREYVKDRHCLPCHPECQPQNGSVTCSGSDADQCVACAHYKDPPFCVARCPSGVKPDLSFMPIWKFPDEEGTCQPCPINCTHSCVELDDKGCPAEQRASPVTTIIAAVVGILLAVVVGLVFGILVKRRRQKIRKYTMRRLLQETELVEPLTPSGALPNQAQMRILKETELRKVKVLGSGAFGTVYKGIWIPDGENVKIPVAIKVLRENTSPKANKEILDEAYVMAGVGSPYVSRLLGICLTSTVQLVTQLMPYGCLLDHVREHRGRLGSQDLLNWCVQIAKGMSYLEDVRLVHRDLAARNVLVKSPNHVKITDFGLARLLDIDETEYHADGGKVPIKWMALESILRRRFTHQSDVWSYGVTVWELMTFGAKPYDGIPAREIPDLLEKGERLPQPPICTIDVYMIMVKCWMIDSECRPRFRELVAEFSRMARDPQRFVVIQNEDLGPASPLDSTFYRSLLEDDDMGDLVDAEEYLVPQQGFFCPDPALGAGGTAHRRHRSSSTRSGGGELALGLEPSEEEPPRSPLAPSEGAGSDVFDGDLGMGAAKGLQSPPAHDPSPLQRYSEDPTGALPAENDGYVAPLTCGPQPEYVNQPEVRPQVPSPLDGPLPPSHPASATLERPKTLSPKTLSPGKNGVVKDVFAFGGAVENPEYLAPQGGAPPPPHPPPAFSPAFDNLYYWDQDPSERGPPPSTFEGTPTAENPEYLGLDMPV, via the exons ATGGAGTTGGCGGCCTGGTGCCACTGGGGGATCCTGCTCGCCCTCCTGCCCCCCAGAGCCGCGGGCACCCAAG TGTGCACTGGCACAGACATGAAGCTGCGGCTCCCGGCCAGTCCCGAGACCCACCTGGACATGCTCCGCCACCTCTATCAGGGTTGTCAGGTGGTGCAGGGTAACCTGGAGCTCACTTACCTGCCTGCCAATGCCAGCCTCTCCTTCCTGCAG GACATCCAGGAGGTGCAAGGCTACGTGCTCATTGCCCACAACCAGGTGAGGCAGGTTCCCCTGCAGAGGCTGCGCATCGTGAGAGGCACCCAGCTCTTCGAGGACCGCTATGCCCTGGCTGTGCTTGACAATGGAGACCTGCCAGACCATGCCACCCCCGCCACCAGGGCCACCCCAGAAGGACTGGGGGAGCTGCAGCTTCGAAGCCTCACAG AGATACTGAAGGGAGGGGTCCTGATCCAGCGGaacccccagctctgccaccagGACACGGTCTTGTGGGAGGACATCTTCCACAAGAACAACCAGCTGTCCTTCACGCGGGTGGACACCAACCGctcccggacct GCAGGCCCTGCTCTTCGGCTTGTAATGCCCCCCACTGCTGGGGGGAGGGTTCCAAGGACTGTCAGAGTT TGACCCGCACCATCTGTGCCAGTGGCTGTGCCCGCTGCAAGGGCCTGCTGCCCACGGACTGCTGCCACGAGCAGTGTGCTGCCGGCTGCACGGGCCCCAAGCACTCCGATTGCCTG GCCTGCCTCCACTTCAACCACAGCGGCATCTGCGAGCTGCACTGCCCAGCACTGGTCACCTACAACACGGACACCTTCGAGTCCATGCCCAACCCCGAGGGCCGCTATACCTTCGGCGCCAGCTGTGTGACCGcctgtccca ACAACTACCTGTCCACGGACGTGGGCTCCTGCACCCTGGTCTGCCCCCTGAACAACCAAGAGGTGACAGCTGAGGATGGGAAACAGCGGTGTGAGAAATGCAGCAAGCCCTGTGCCCGAG TGTGCTACGGCCTGGGCATGGAGCACCTGCGCGAGGCGAGGGCGGTCACCAGCGCCAACATCCAGGAGTTTGCCGGCTGCAGGAAGATCTTCGGGAGCCTGGTGTTTCTGCAGGAGAGCTTCCAGGG GGACCCCGCCTCCAACCCAGCCCCCCTACAGCCCGAGCAGCTCCGAGTGTTTGAAACCCTGGAGGAGATCACAG GTTACCTGTACATCTCAGCCTGGCCAGACAGCCTGCCTGACCTCAGTGTCTTCCAGAACCTGCGAGTAATCCGGGGACGAGTTCTGCATGA CGGCGCCTACTCGCTGACCCTGCAAGGGCTGGGCATCGGCTGGCTGGGGCTGCGCTCGCTGCGGGAAGTGAGCAGCGGGCTGGTCCTCGTCCACCACAACGCCCGCCTCTGCTTCGTACACACGGTGCCCTGGCACCAGCTCTTCCGGAACCCACACCAGGCCCTGCTTCACAGTGCCAACCGGCCAGAGGACGAGTGCG TGGGTAAGGGCCTGGCCTGCCACTCACTGTGTGCCCAGGGGCACTGCTGGGGTCCAGGGCCCACCCAGTGCGTCAACTGCAGCCAGTTCCTGCGGGGCCAGGAGTGCGTGGAAGAATGCCGACTACTGCAGGG ACACTCCCGGGAATACGTGAAGGACAGGCACTGTCTGCCTTGCCACCCTGAGTGTCAGCCCCAGAATGGCTCAGTGACCTGCTCTGGATCG gaCGCTGACCAGTGTGTAGCCTGTGCTCACTACAAGGACCCTCCGTTCTGCGTGGCTCGCTGTCCCAGTGGCGTGAAACCAGACCTCTCCTTCATGCCCATCTGGAAGTTCCCAGATGAGGAGGGCACATGCCAGCCGTGCCCCATCAACTGCACCCACTC CTGTGTGGAGCTGGATGACAAGGGCTGCCCCGCTGAGCAGAGAGCCAG cccggTGACCACCATCATCGCCGCCGTGGTGGGCATTCTGCTGGCCGTGGTCGTGGGGCTGGTCTTCGGTATTCTGGTCAAGCGGCGGCGGCAGAAGATCCGGAAGTACACGATGCGGAGGCTGCTGCAGGAAACCGAG CTGGTGGAGCCGCTGACGCCAAGCGGAGCGTTGCCCAACCAGGCGCAGATGCGGATCCTGAAAGAGACGGAGCTGAGGAAGGTGAAGGTGCTGGGATCCGGAGCTTTCGGCACCGTCTACAAG GGCATCTGGATCCCAGATGGGGAGAACGTGAAAATCCCAGTGGCCATCAAAGTGTTGAGGGAAAACACATCCCCCAAAGCCAACAAAGAAATCCTGGAT GAGGCATACGTCATGGCTGGTGTGGGCTCCCCATATGTGTCCCGCCTACTGGGCATCTGCCTGACATCCACTGTGCAGCTGGTGACGCAGCTTATGCCCTATGGCTGCCTCCTAGACCACGTCCGCGAACACCGCGGGCGCCTGGGCTCCCAAGACCTGCTGAACTGGTGTGTGCAGATTGCCAAG GGGATGAGCTACCTGGAGGATGTGCGGCTAGTTCACAGGGACCTGGCTGCCCGGAACGTGCTGGTCAAGAGCCCCAACCACGTCAAGATTACAGACTTCGGGCTGGCTCGGCTGCTGGACATCGACGAGACTGAGTACCACGCAGATGGGGGCAAG GTGCCCATCAAGTGGATGGCGCTAGAGTCCATTCTCCGCCGGCGGTTCACCCACCAGAGTGATGTGTGGAGCTACG GTGTGACTGTGTGGGAGCTGATGACTTTTGGGGCCAAACCTTATGATGGGATCCCAGCCCGGGAGATCCCTGACCTGCTGGAGAAGGGGGAGCGGCTGCCCCAGCCCCCCATCTGCACCATTGATGTCTACATGATCATGGTCAAAT GTTGGATGATTGACTCGGAATGTCGGCCGAGGTTCCGGGAGCTGGTGGCTGAATTCTCCCGCATGGCCAGGGACCCCCAGCGCTTTGTGGTCATCCAG AATGAGGACTTGGGCCCGGCCAGCCCCTTGGACAGCACCTTCTACCGCTCGCTGCTGGAGGATGATGACATGGGAGACCTGGTGGATGCCGAGGAGTACCTGGTGCCCCAGCAGGGCTTCTTCTGCCCAGACCCTGCCCTGGGCGCTGGGGGCACAGCCCACCGCAGGCACCGCAGCTCATCCACCAGG AGTGgcggtggtgagctggccctggGGCTGGAGCCCTCTGAGGAAGAGCCCCCCAGGTCTCCGCTGGCACCCTCAGAGGGGGCTGGCTCTGATGTGTTTGATGGTGACTTGGGAATGGGAGCAGCCAAGGGGCTGCAGAGCCCCCCCGCACATGACCCCAGCCCTCTGCAGCGATACAGCGAGGATCCCACAGGAGCCCTCCCCGCTGAGAACGATGGCTACGTTGCCCCCCTGACCTGCGGCCCCCAGCCGG AATACGTGAACCAGCCAGAGGTTCGGCCGCAGGTCCCCTCACCCCTGGACGGTCCGCTGCCTCCTTCCCACCCTGCCAGTGCCACCCTGGAAAGGCCCAAGACTCTCTCCCCCAAGACTCTATCCCCTGGGAAGAATGGAGTTGTTAAAGACGTTTTTGCCTTTGGGGGTGCTGTGGAGAACCCCGAGTACCTGGCACCCCAGGGTGGGGCTCCTCCTCCACCCCATCCTCCCCCTGCCTTCAGTCCAGCCTTTGACAACCTCTATTACTGGGACCAGGACCCATCTGAGCGGGGCCCACCGCCCAGTACCTTTGAAGGGACCCCTACGGCCGAGAACCCTGAGTACCTGGGCCTGGACATGCCAGTGTGA
- the MIEN1 gene encoding migration and invasion enhancer 1, translated as MSGEPGPTSVASPPGEGEPGSGVRIVVEYCEPCGFEATYLELASAVKEQYPGIEIESRLGGTGAFEIEINGQLVFSKLENGGFPYEKDLIEAIRRASNGEPLEKITNSRPPCVIL; from the exons ATGAGTGGGGAGCCGGGGCCGACGTCCGTGGCGTCTCCTCCCGGGGAGGGGGAACCAGGCAGTGGGGTCCGCATCGTGGTGGAGTACTG TGAACCCTGCGGCTTCGAGGCGACCTACCTGGAGCTGGCGAGCGCCGTGAAGGAGCAGTATCCTGGCATCGAGATCGAGTCGCGCCTGGGGGGCACAG GAGCCTTTGAGATCGAGATCAATGGACAGCTGGTGTTCTCCAAGCTAGAGAATGGGGGCTTTCCTTATGAGAAAGAT CTCATTGAGGCCATCCGAAGAGCCAGTAACGGCGAACCCCTAGAAAAGATCACCAACAGCCGTCCCCCCTGCGTCATCCTGTGA